In Streptomyces sp. SID8374, one genomic interval encodes:
- the fabF gene encoding beta-ketoacyl-ACP synthase II, producing the protein MNSTNRTVVVTGIGATTPLGGDSASTWEGLMAGRSGVKPLEGERFAELPVRIAALAAVDPNDVLPRPLARKLDRSAQFALIAAREAWADAGFTAKAGEDGSIAPERLGSVIASGIGGVITLLDQYDVLKEKGVRRVSPHTVPMLMPNGPAANVGLEVNAQAGVHTPVSACASGAEAIGYAVEMIRTGRADVVVAGGTEAAIHPLPIAAFANMMAMSKSNDEPEKASRPYDTARDGFVLGEGAGVVILESAEHAAKRGAKVYCEVLGQGLSADAHHIAQPEPTGRGIAAAMQNLLDSSDLKPSEVVHLNAHATSTPQGDIAEIKALRKVLGDDLDHVAISATKSMTGHLLGGAGGIETVATVLALHHRTAPPTINVDDLDEAIDADIVRGEPRVLPEGPIAAINNSFGFGGHNVVLAFRSV; encoded by the coding sequence GTGAACTCGACCAATCGCACCGTGGTCGTCACCGGTATCGGCGCAACCACTCCGCTGGGTGGCGACTCCGCATCGACCTGGGAAGGTCTGATGGCCGGCCGGTCCGGCGTCAAGCCTCTCGAAGGCGAGCGCTTCGCCGAACTGCCCGTCCGGATCGCCGCCCTCGCGGCCGTCGACCCGAACGACGTACTGCCCCGCCCGCTCGCCCGGAAGCTGGACCGCTCGGCGCAGTTCGCGCTGATCGCGGCCCGCGAGGCCTGGGCGGACGCGGGCTTCACCGCCAAGGCCGGCGAGGACGGGTCCATCGCCCCCGAGCGGCTCGGCTCGGTCATCGCCTCCGGCATCGGCGGCGTGATCACCCTGCTCGACCAGTACGACGTGCTGAAGGAGAAGGGCGTACGCCGCGTCTCCCCGCACACCGTTCCCATGCTCATGCCCAACGGCCCGGCGGCCAACGTCGGCCTGGAGGTCAACGCCCAGGCCGGTGTGCACACGCCGGTCTCCGCCTGCGCGTCCGGCGCCGAGGCCATCGGGTACGCCGTCGAGATGATCCGCACCGGCCGAGCCGACGTGGTCGTCGCGGGCGGCACGGAGGCGGCGATCCACCCACTGCCGATCGCGGCCTTCGCCAACATGATGGCGATGTCCAAGAGCAACGACGAGCCGGAGAAGGCCTCGCGCCCGTACGACACGGCCCGTGACGGCTTCGTCCTCGGCGAGGGCGCGGGCGTCGTCATCCTGGAGTCGGCCGAGCACGCCGCCAAGCGGGGCGCCAAGGTCTACTGCGAGGTGCTGGGCCAGGGCCTGTCGGCCGACGCCCACCACATCGCGCAGCCCGAGCCGACCGGCCGGGGCATCGCGGCCGCCATGCAGAACCTGCTGGACTCCAGCGACCTCAAGCCGTCCGAGGTGGTCCACCTCAACGCGCACGCCACGTCGACGCCGCAGGGTGACATCGCGGAGATCAAGGCGCTGCGGAAGGTCCTGGGCGACGACCTGGACCATGTCGCGATCTCGGCGACGAAGTCGATGACGGGTCATCTGCTGGGTGGCGCGGGCGGTATCGAGACGGTCGCGACCGTGCTCGCGCTGCACCACCGGACCGCTCCGCCGACCATCAACGTCGACGACCTCGACGAGGCGATCGACGCGGACATCGTGCGCGGTGAGCCCCGGGTGCTGCCCGAGGGGCCGATCGCGGCGATCAACAACTCGTTCGGGTTCGGTGGGCACAACGTGGTGCTGGCGTTCCGGTCCGTGTGA
- a CDS encoding DUF3145 domain-containing protein — translation MTTRGVLYVHSAPRALCPHVEWAVAGVLGVRVQLDWIRQPAAPGTWRSEFSWKGRAGTASQLASALRGWDMLRFEVTAEPCPTAEGERYSSTPGLGIFHAVTGMHGDILIPEDRLRAALARSTRGESDLEAEIASLLGKPWDDELESFRHAGEGAPVRWLHQVV, via the coding sequence GTGACGACACGTGGAGTCCTGTACGTTCACTCCGCACCGCGCGCGCTGTGCCCACATGTCGAATGGGCAGTGGCGGGCGTCCTCGGTGTGCGGGTCCAGCTGGACTGGATCAGACAGCCGGCCGCGCCCGGCACCTGGCGGTCCGAATTCTCCTGGAAGGGCCGCGCCGGCACCGCGTCGCAGCTCGCCTCCGCGCTGCGCGGCTGGGACATGCTGCGCTTCGAGGTGACCGCCGAGCCGTGCCCCACCGCCGAGGGCGAGCGCTACAGCTCCACCCCCGGCCTCGGCATCTTCCACGCCGTCACCGGCATGCACGGTGACATCCTGATCCCCGAGGACCGCCTGCGCGCGGCCCTGGCCCGCTCCACGCGCGGCGAGAGCGACCTGGAGGCGGAGATCGCCTCCCTGCTCGGCAAGCCGTGGGACGACGAGCTGGAGTCCTTCCGCCACGCGGGCGAGGGCGCGCCGGTCCGCTGGCTGCACCAGGTGGTGTAG
- a CDS encoding SGNH/GDSL hydrolase family protein gives MRTAGAALTALSFVGVAALAGCSGEGSGDGVSQNAPATASSSPSASPSPSPASGWNPNPGSVAAVGDSITRGFDACSVLADCPEVSWATGSDRLVRSLAVRLLGEKKAADRSWNHAVSGARMVQLPEQMALAAKERPELVTVMMGANDACRDSVRLMTPVADFRASFETAMGQLRAGAPKAQVYVSSVPDLKRLWSTGRLNETGKKIWSLGICRSMLADADDLGPAAVARRDAVQDRVVAYNEVLRDVCAKDRHCRYDGGAVFGFRFTGAQLSQWDWFHPSRDGQARLAEIAYRNITAAEPPA, from the coding sequence ATGCGTACCGCCGGGGCCGCGCTGACGGCGCTCTCGTTCGTCGGTGTCGCCGCGCTGGCCGGATGCAGCGGTGAGGGCTCGGGTGACGGCGTGTCACAGAACGCGCCCGCCACCGCCTCCTCCTCACCTTCCGCCTCGCCGTCGCCCTCCCCCGCCTCCGGCTGGAACCCGAACCCGGGGTCCGTCGCGGCGGTCGGGGACTCCATCACCCGGGGCTTCGACGCCTGCTCGGTGCTGGCGGACTGCCCCGAGGTCTCCTGGGCGACCGGGAGCGACCGGCTGGTGCGGAGCCTGGCCGTCCGGCTGCTGGGTGAGAAGAAGGCGGCGGACCGGAGCTGGAACCACGCGGTGTCGGGGGCCCGGATGGTGCAGCTGCCGGAGCAGATGGCGCTGGCGGCGAAGGAGCGGCCGGAGCTGGTCACGGTGATGATGGGCGCCAACGACGCCTGCCGGGACTCGGTGCGGCTGATGACGCCCGTGGCGGACTTCCGGGCGTCGTTCGAGACGGCGATGGGGCAGCTGCGGGCCGGGGCGCCCAAGGCGCAGGTGTACGTGTCCAGCGTGCCGGACCTGAAGCGGCTCTGGTCGACCGGGCGGCTCAACGAGACCGGCAAGAAGATCTGGAGCCTCGGCATCTGCCGGTCGATGCTGGCGGACGCGGACGACCTGGGGCCCGCGGCCGTGGCGCGGCGGGACGCGGTGCAGGACCGGGTGGTGGCGTACAACGAGGTGCTGCGGGACGTCTGCGCGAAGGACCGGCACTGCCGGTACGACGGCGGCGCGGTCTTCGGCTTCCGCTTCACCGGGGCGCAGCTCAGCCAGTGGGACTGGTTCCACCCCAGCCGCGACGGCCAGGCCCGGCTGGCGGAGATCGCCTACCGCAACATCACGGCCGCCGAACCCCCCGCGTAG
- a CDS encoding aldose epimerase family protein, whose amino-acid sequence MSMGTTTSTYAEDFGTLADGSPVRRWTLERDAVRVRVLTYGAIVQSVEVPGRDGVRGAVALGLPEVAGYEEFPAPYFGAVVGRYANRIGGASFVLDGRTYRLTPNEGRVHLHGGVRGFDKRVWEAEPVPGGVRLSLVAEDGEEGYPGRVDFSVTYTLGPGGVLRIGYRAVTDAPTVLNPTSHLYWNLAGALSGSALGQELRIAAGHITPVGADAVPTGEFAPVAGTRFDFRQGRAVEAGYDQNFVLDGDGEAGAERFAAELYDAGSGRVLTVRTTEPGLQLYTADHFDGRPFVPCAGIALETQHFPDSPNRPEFPSTVLRPGEEFTSRTEYAFSVR is encoded by the coding sequence ATGAGCATGGGGACGACGACATCCACGTACGCGGAAGACTTCGGCACCCTCGCGGACGGTTCGCCCGTACGCCGGTGGACGCTGGAGCGGGACGCGGTCCGCGTCCGCGTGCTGACGTACGGCGCGATCGTGCAGTCCGTGGAGGTGCCGGGGCGCGACGGTGTGCGGGGAGCCGTGGCGCTGGGGCTGCCGGAGGTGGCGGGGTACGAGGAGTTCCCGGCGCCCTATTTCGGTGCGGTGGTCGGGCGGTACGCGAACCGGATCGGGGGCGCCTCCTTCGTGCTGGACGGCCGGACGTACCGCCTGACGCCCAACGAGGGCCGCGTCCATCTGCACGGCGGGGTGCGGGGCTTCGACAAGCGGGTGTGGGAGGCGGAGCCGGTCCCGGGCGGGGTGCGGCTGTCCCTGGTGGCCGAGGACGGTGAGGAGGGCTATCCGGGGCGGGTCGACTTCTCGGTGACGTACACCCTGGGGCCGGGCGGGGTGCTGCGGATCGGCTACCGGGCGGTGACCGACGCGCCGACCGTGCTCAACCCGACCTCCCATCTGTACTGGAACCTGGCGGGAGCGCTGAGTGGGAGCGCGCTGGGGCAGGAGCTGCGGATCGCGGCCGGGCACATCACGCCGGTGGGCGCGGACGCGGTGCCGACCGGGGAGTTCGCACCGGTGGCGGGGACCCGGTTCGACTTCCGGCAGGGGCGGGCGGTGGAGGCCGGGTACGACCAGAACTTCGTGCTGGACGGGGACGGGGAGGCGGGCGCGGAACGTTTCGCCGCCGAGCTGTACGACGCCGGGTCCGGGCGGGTGCTGACCGTGCGGACCACCGAGCCGGGGCTCCAGCTCTACACGGCCGACCACTTCGACGGGCGGCCGTTCGTGCCGTGTGCCGGGATCGCGCTGGAGACCCAGCACTTCCCGGACTCCCCGAACCGGCCGGAGTTCCCCAGCACCGTGCTGCGGCCCGGCGAGGAGTTCACCTCCCGTACGGAGTACGCGTTCTCGGTCCGCTGA
- a CDS encoding amidinotransferase, whose product MTTVERRPRIPAAEDTAPLISPVSSHNEWDPLEEIIVGRLDDATIPSSHPVVSCNIPPWAARLQGLAAGCKYPRRLIEPAQEELDGFVSLLQSLGITVTRPDAFDHRKRFATPDWSSRGFCNTCPRDSMLVIGDEIIETPMAWPCRYFETHSYRRILKDYFRRGARWTAAPKPQLTDELFEKDFRTPRADEPMRYILTEFEPVFDAADFVRAGRDLFVTRSNVTNAMGIEWLRRHLGPGYRIHEIESRCRTPMHIDTTFLVLAPGKALVNPDYIDVDRLPAVLDSWDILVAPEPEPVKDLVLRTTSMCGKWLSMNILMVDETRVIAERHHTGMLRALERWGFEPIPCDLMHYAPFGGSFHCATLDVRRRGTLESYFD is encoded by the coding sequence ATGACGACAGTGGAGCGGAGGCCCCGCATTCCGGCCGCCGAGGACACCGCCCCGCTCATCTCGCCGGTCAGTTCCCACAACGAGTGGGACCCGTTGGAGGAGATCATCGTCGGGCGGCTGGACGACGCGACGATCCCTTCCAGCCATCCGGTGGTCTCCTGCAACATCCCGCCATGGGCCGCTCGCCTCCAGGGACTGGCGGCGGGCTGCAAATACCCGCGCCGGCTGATCGAACCGGCCCAGGAGGAGCTGGACGGGTTCGTCTCGCTGCTCCAGTCGCTCGGGATCACCGTCACCCGCCCGGACGCGTTCGACCACCGGAAGCGGTTCGCCACCCCCGACTGGTCCTCGCGGGGCTTCTGCAACACCTGCCCGCGCGACAGCATGCTGGTGATCGGCGACGAGATCATCGAGACCCCGATGGCGTGGCCGTGCCGGTACTTCGAGACGCACTCCTACCGCCGGATCCTCAAGGACTACTTCCGGCGCGGGGCCCGCTGGACGGCCGCGCCGAAACCGCAGCTGACGGACGAACTCTTCGAGAAGGACTTCCGTACGCCCCGGGCCGATGAGCCCATGCGGTACATCCTCACCGAGTTCGAGCCGGTCTTCGACGCCGCCGACTTCGTCCGGGCCGGGCGCGATCTGTTCGTGACGCGCTCCAACGTCACCAACGCCATGGGCATCGAGTGGCTGCGCCGCCACCTCGGCCCCGGCTACCGCATCCACGAGATCGAGAGCCGCTGCCGTACGCCCATGCACATCGACACCACGTTCCTCGTGCTGGCGCCCGGCAAGGCGCTGGTCAACCCCGACTACATCGATGTCGACCGGCTGCCCGCCGTCCTGGACTCCTGGGACATCCTGGTCGCCCCCGAGCCGGAGCCGGTCAAGGACCTTGTGCTCCGGACCACCTCGATGTGCGGCAAGTGGCTGAGCATGAACATCCTCATGGTCGACGAGACGCGGGTCATCGCGGAGCGCCACCACACCGGGATGCTGCGGGCGCTCGAACGGTGGGGGTTCGAGCCGATCCCCTGCGACCTGATGCACTACGCGCCGTTCGGCGGCTCCTTCCACTGCGCGACGCTGGACGTGCGGCGGCGCGGGACGCTGGAGTCCTACTTCGACTGA
- a CDS encoding glycoside hydrolase family 3 C-terminal domain-containing protein, which yields MAAASSTSNPKALRREAVDAALAALGLDDKARLLAGQDLWSLPALPAIGLRSLVMSDGPIGVRGVRWTAADPSIALPSPTALAAAWDPELARRAGRLLAQEARRKGVHVLLAPTVNLHRTPLGGRHFEAYSEDPYLTGEIGTGYVRGVQDGGVGTTVKHFVANDAETDRFTVNNVVAPRPLRELYLAPFERIVRNAHPWGIMAAYNQVNGSTMTEHRYLQNAVLRGEWGFDGFIVSDWLAARTTVGAITGGLDAAMPGPRTVYGEALADAVRAGEVDEKIVDIAVRNILLLAARTGALEPAPPVVPAADLPAPVDGEALAREIARRSFVLVRNEVRDGAAALPLAPGTTVALSGALARDARVLGGGSALVFPDHVVSPLDGLTAALPEGALTYAVGADPSDELAIAEAGFDLTAVCRDAEGTVLATVPLPSGQIQWIGADLPDGVTHDTLDTVEITGTFTPRESGEHTFGTRGTGSFALTVDDRPLFEGTQDRAPGTDPLGAFFNEPVERGRLPLTAHTPVRVSLNHRPGPGTGHPLKGAAFSLVHLAPLRDPDELIAEAVEAARTADTAIVVVGTTERVESEGFDRTDLKLPGHQDALVHAVAAANPRTVVVVNSGSPVELPWRDEVAAVLLTWFPGQEAGHALADVLCGEEEPGGRLPTTWPVTLADVPVSATTPTGGELPYSEGVFIGYRAWEKAGTTPAYAFGHGLGYTTWEYDTVTATPESVTVHVRNTGPRPGSDTVQIYLAPETVSGAPERPARWLAGFARVTAAPGESVEVTVPVETRAYQVWDEEAYGWRTVPGTYEVQAARSLADIRATTTVEVTGDQSK from the coding sequence GTGGCAGCCGCGTCCAGCACCAGCAACCCCAAGGCCCTCCGCCGGGAGGCCGTCGACGCGGCCCTCGCCGCCCTCGGCCTCGACGACAAGGCGCGCCTCCTGGCCGGCCAGGACCTGTGGTCGCTGCCCGCCCTGCCCGCGATCGGCCTGCGCTCCCTGGTGATGTCGGACGGCCCGATCGGCGTCCGAGGCGTCCGCTGGACCGCCGCCGACCCCTCGATCGCCCTGCCCTCACCCACCGCCCTCGCCGCCGCCTGGGACCCGGAGCTGGCCCGCCGCGCGGGGCGGCTGCTCGCCCAGGAGGCCCGCCGCAAGGGCGTCCACGTGCTGCTCGCCCCCACGGTCAACCTGCACCGCACCCCGCTCGGCGGCCGCCACTTCGAGGCGTACAGCGAGGACCCTTACCTCACCGGCGAGATCGGCACCGGTTACGTCCGGGGCGTCCAGGACGGCGGCGTCGGCACCACCGTCAAGCACTTCGTGGCCAACGACGCCGAGACCGACCGCTTCACCGTGAACAACGTGGTCGCCCCGCGCCCCCTGCGCGAGCTGTACCTCGCCCCCTTCGAGCGGATCGTCAGGAACGCCCACCCCTGGGGCATCATGGCCGCCTACAACCAGGTCAACGGCTCCACGATGACCGAGCACCGCTACCTCCAGAACGCCGTGCTGCGCGGCGAATGGGGCTTCGACGGCTTCATCGTCTCCGACTGGCTCGCCGCCCGGACCACCGTCGGCGCCATCACCGGCGGCCTGGACGCCGCGATGCCCGGCCCGCGCACGGTCTACGGCGAGGCGCTGGCCGACGCCGTCCGAGCGGGCGAGGTGGACGAGAAGATCGTCGACATCGCCGTACGGAACATCCTGCTGCTCGCCGCCCGCACCGGCGCCCTGGAGCCGGCCCCGCCCGTGGTGCCCGCCGCCGACCTCCCCGCACCCGTGGACGGCGAGGCGCTGGCCCGCGAGATCGCCCGCCGCTCCTTCGTCCTCGTACGCAACGAGGTACGCGACGGGGCCGCCGCCCTCCCGCTCGCCCCCGGCACCACCGTCGCCCTCTCCGGCGCACTGGCCCGGGACGCCCGGGTGCTCGGCGGCGGCTCGGCCCTGGTCTTCCCCGACCATGTGGTCTCCCCGCTGGACGGGCTGACCGCCGCCCTTCCCGAGGGCGCGCTGACGTACGCGGTCGGCGCCGACCCCAGCGACGAACTGGCCATCGCGGAAGCCGGGTTCGACCTCACCGCCGTCTGCCGTGACGCGGAGGGGACCGTCCTCGCCACCGTCCCGCTGCCCAGCGGCCAGATCCAGTGGATCGGCGCCGACCTGCCCGACGGCGTCACCCACGACACCCTGGACACCGTCGAGATCACCGGCACCTTCACCCCCCGCGAGAGCGGCGAGCACACCTTCGGCACCCGGGGCACCGGCTCCTTCGCCCTCACCGTCGACGACCGCCCCCTCTTCGAGGGCACCCAGGACCGCGCCCCCGGCACCGACCCGCTCGGCGCCTTCTTCAACGAGCCCGTCGAACGCGGCCGCCTCCCCCTCACCGCGCACACCCCCGTCCGGGTCTCCCTCAACCACCGCCCCGGCCCCGGAACCGGCCACCCCCTCAAGGGCGCCGCCTTCTCGCTCGTCCACCTCGCCCCGCTCCGCGACCCGGACGAGCTGATCGCCGAAGCCGTCGAGGCGGCCCGCACGGCGGACACCGCGATCGTGGTCGTCGGCACCACCGAACGCGTCGAGTCCGAGGGCTTCGACCGCACCGACCTCAAGCTCCCCGGCCACCAGGACGCCCTGGTCCACGCGGTCGCCGCCGCCAACCCCCGTACGGTCGTCGTCGTCAACTCCGGCTCCCCGGTGGAGCTGCCCTGGCGCGACGAGGTGGCCGCGGTCCTGCTGACCTGGTTCCCCGGCCAGGAGGCGGGCCACGCGCTCGCCGACGTCCTGTGCGGGGAGGAGGAGCCCGGCGGTCGCCTCCCCACCACCTGGCCGGTCACCCTGGCCGACGTCCCGGTCTCCGCCACCACCCCCACGGGCGGCGAACTCCCGTACAGCGAAGGCGTCTTCATCGGCTACCGCGCCTGGGAGAAGGCGGGCACGACCCCCGCGTACGCCTTCGGACACGGCCTCGGCTACACCACCTGGGAGTACGACACCGTCACGGCCACCCCCGAGTCGGTCACCGTCCACGTCCGCAACACCGGCCCCCGCCCCGGCAGCGACACCGTCCAGATCTACCTGGCGCCGGAAACGGTTTCCGGCGCCCCCGAGCGCCCGGCCCGCTGGCTCGCCGGCTTCGCCCGGGTCACCGCGGCCCCCGGCGAGAGCGTGGAGGTCACGGTCCCCGTCGAGACGCGCGCGTACCAGGTCTGGGACGAGGAGGCGTACGGCTGGCGGACGGTCCCCGGCACGTACGAGGTCCAGGCCGCCCGCTCCCTGGCGGACATCCGGGCGACCACGACGGTGGAGGTCACCGGGGATCAGTCGAAGTAG
- a CDS encoding TetR/AcrR family transcriptional regulator, whose protein sequence is MARARSEERRAEILRATLEVIAERGYRGATLGAVAERVGLTQQGLLHYFPTKEALLVAVLEDRDRWDTGGGGGEDGAWRLELLGSLVEYNAMRPVIVQTFSALLGESVTEDHPAREFFTRRYTQVRAGMAATLRAEYGDTLPGGLTPERAAVLLVAVMDGLQYQWLLDPDAVDMPGAFGDFLGLLRGADGPEAP, encoded by the coding sequence ATGGCACGGGCCAGGAGCGAGGAGCGGCGGGCCGAGATCCTGCGGGCCACCCTCGAAGTGATCGCCGAGCGCGGCTACCGGGGTGCGACGCTGGGGGCGGTGGCCGAGCGGGTGGGCCTGACCCAGCAGGGGCTGCTGCACTACTTCCCGACGAAGGAAGCGCTGCTGGTGGCGGTGCTGGAGGACCGGGACCGGTGGGACACCGGCGGGGGCGGCGGCGAGGACGGGGCCTGGCGGCTGGAGCTGCTGGGCTCGCTGGTGGAGTACAACGCGATGCGGCCGGTGATCGTGCAGACCTTCTCGGCGCTGCTCGGCGAGAGCGTGACGGAGGACCACCCGGCCCGCGAGTTCTTCACCCGCCGCTACACCCAGGTCCGGGCGGGCATGGCCGCCACCCTGCGCGCCGAGTACGGCGACACGCTGCCGGGCGGGCTGACCCCGGAGCGGGCGGCGGTGCTGCTGGTGGCGGTGATGGACGGGTTGCAGTACCAGTGGCTGCTGGACCCGGATGCGGTGGACATGCCGGGGGCGTTCGGGGACTTCCTGGGGCTGCTCCGGGGCGCGGACGGACCGGAGGCCCCGTAA
- a CDS encoding EI24 domain-containing protein, protein MNDLGAGFGYLVKGQRWVLGHGRWFGFGLLPGLITLVVYAGALVGLGYGADDLAAWATPFADDWSSPWLGLLRTTLTAFVFVFGLFLAVITFTAVTLLVGQPFYESLSEEVERSEGGEVHESGLPLWRELWISARDSVRILLRVALFGIALFACGFIPVVGQTVVPAIGLCVSGFFLAEELTGVALQRRGLVLKKRLGLLRGRRLLVLGFGVPLAASFLVPFVAVFLMPGAVAGATLLARDLVDPAGSGDAAAPKERAA, encoded by the coding sequence ATGAACGATCTCGGGGCGGGCTTCGGCTACTTGGTGAAGGGGCAGCGCTGGGTCCTCGGGCACGGCCGCTGGTTCGGCTTCGGGCTGCTGCCCGGACTCATCACCCTCGTCGTGTACGCCGGTGCCCTGGTGGGACTCGGCTACGGCGCCGACGACCTCGCCGCCTGGGCCACCCCGTTCGCCGACGACTGGTCCTCGCCCTGGCTCGGCCTGCTCCGCACCACGCTGACCGCGTTCGTCTTCGTCTTCGGCCTCTTCCTCGCGGTCATCACCTTCACCGCCGTCACCCTGCTGGTCGGCCAGCCGTTCTACGAGTCGCTCTCCGAGGAGGTCGAACGGAGCGAGGGCGGCGAGGTCCACGAGTCCGGGCTGCCGCTCTGGCGCGAACTGTGGATCTCCGCCCGGGACTCCGTACGCATCCTGCTGCGCGTCGCCCTCTTCGGGATCGCCCTCTTCGCCTGCGGCTTCATCCCGGTCGTCGGCCAGACCGTCGTCCCCGCGATCGGCCTCTGCGTCTCCGGCTTCTTCCTGGCGGAGGAGCTGACCGGGGTGGCGCTCCAGCGCCGGGGGCTGGTCCTGAAGAAGCGCCTGGGCCTGCTGCGCGGCCGCCGGCTGCTGGTGCTCGGCTTCGGCGTCCCGCTCGCCGCCTCGTTCCTGGTCCCGTTCGTCGCGGTGTTCCTGATGCCGGGAGCGGTCGCCGGGGCCACCCTCCTCGCCCGCGACCTGGTCGACCCGGCAGGCAGCGGCGACGCGGCCGCCCCGAAGGAGCGGGCCGCGTGA
- a CDS encoding organic hydroperoxide resistance protein, whose amino-acid sequence MTIQKIDVAYTAVATAENGRDGRVSSDDGQLDVVVNPPKALGGSGAGTNPEQLFAAGYSACFQGALGVVARQEKADISGSTVTASVSIGKTEAGGFGLEVAISATIPNVDAATAQSLIEKAHQVCPYSNATRGNIKVELSVA is encoded by the coding sequence ATGACCATCCAGAAGATCGACGTCGCGTACACCGCTGTCGCCACCGCCGAGAACGGCCGCGACGGCCGCGTCTCCTCGGACGACGGCCAGCTGGACGTCGTCGTCAACCCGCCGAAGGCCCTCGGCGGCAGCGGCGCGGGCACCAACCCCGAGCAGCTCTTCGCGGCCGGGTACAGCGCCTGCTTCCAGGGCGCGCTGGGCGTCGTCGCCCGCCAGGAGAAGGCCGACATCTCCGGCTCCACGGTCACCGCCTCGGTCTCCATCGGCAAGACCGAGGCCGGCGGCTTCGGCCTGGAGGTCGCCATCAGCGCGACCATCCCCAACGTCGACGCCGCCACCGCCCAGTCGCTCATCGAGAAGGCCCACCAGGTCTGCCCGTACTCGAACGCGACCCGCGGCAACATCAAGGTCGAGCTCTCCGTCGCCTGA
- a CDS encoding NADP-dependent oxidoreductase: protein MSAALPTSSREWHLVARPHGWPKAEDFALREAAVAAPAEGRILVRNKFFSVDPYMRGRMNDVKSYTPPFKLDHPMDGGAVGEVIASNAEGFAVGDHVLHGLGWREIADVPAKHAVKVDPDLAPLSAYLGVLGMTGLTAYAGLFDVASFKEGDAVFVSGAAGAVGSQVGQLAKLKGASRVIGSAGSDEKVKLLTEEYGFDAAFNYKNGPVRDQLKEAAPDGIDVYFDNVGGDHLEAAIGALNVHGRATICGMIAQYNATEPTPGPRNMALIIGKRLRLQGMLVGDHADLQPKFVEEVAGWLASGELKYRETKVEGIENGYDAFVGLLRGENTGKMIVSLV, encoded by the coding sequence ATGTCTGCTGCACTTCCCACGTCCAGCCGCGAATGGCACCTCGTCGCCCGCCCCCACGGCTGGCCCAAGGCCGAGGACTTCGCGCTGCGTGAGGCCGCCGTGGCCGCTCCGGCCGAAGGCCGCATCCTCGTCCGCAACAAGTTCTTCTCGGTCGACCCGTACATGCGCGGCCGGATGAACGACGTGAAGTCGTACACCCCGCCCTTCAAGCTGGACCACCCCATGGACGGCGGCGCGGTCGGCGAGGTCATCGCCTCGAACGCCGAGGGCTTCGCCGTCGGCGACCACGTCCTGCACGGCCTCGGCTGGCGCGAGATCGCCGATGTGCCCGCCAAGCACGCGGTGAAGGTCGACCCCGACCTCGCCCCGCTCTCCGCCTACCTCGGCGTGCTCGGCATGACCGGACTCACCGCCTACGCGGGCCTGTTCGACGTCGCCTCCTTCAAGGAGGGCGACGCGGTCTTCGTCTCCGGCGCCGCCGGTGCCGTCGGCAGCCAGGTCGGCCAGCTCGCCAAGCTCAAGGGCGCCTCCCGGGTCATCGGCTCCGCCGGCTCCGACGAGAAGGTCAAGCTCCTCACCGAGGAGTACGGCTTCGACGCCGCCTTCAACTACAAGAACGGGCCGGTCCGCGACCAGCTCAAGGAAGCCGCCCCCGACGGCATCGACGTCTACTTCGACAACGTCGGCGGCGACCACCTCGAAGCCGCGATCGGCGCGCTCAACGTGCACGGCCGCGCCACCATCTGCGGCATGATCGCCCAGTACAACGCGACCGAGCCGACCCCCGGCCCGCGCAACATGGCGCTGATCATCGGCAAGCGGCTGCGCCTCCAGGGCATGCTCGTCGGCGACCACGCCGACCTCCAGCCGAAGTTCGTCGAGGAGGTCGCCGGCTGGCTGGCCTCCGGCGAGCTGAAGTACCGCGAGACCAAGGTCGAGGGCATCGAGAACGGCTACGACGCGTTTGTCGGCCTCCTGCGCGGTGAGAACACCGGGAAGATGATCGTTTCGCTCGTCTGA
- a CDS encoding MarR family transcriptional regulator — protein MATRTDPLTLEVVDLIGTVVARYHEEYDRAAAEHSLTGAQARVLGLLALEPTPMRKIAVKLKCEPSNVTGIVDRLETRGLVERRPDPVDRRVKVAAATETGVRTARQLRDSLNFAREPLAELSEAERTVLRDLLRRMLGEA, from the coding sequence ATGGCCACCCGCACAGACCCCCTGACCCTTGAGGTCGTCGACCTCATCGGCACCGTCGTGGCGCGCTACCACGAGGAGTACGACCGGGCCGCCGCCGAGCACTCCCTCACCGGGGCACAGGCGCGGGTCCTCGGGCTGCTCGCGCTGGAGCCCACCCCGATGCGGAAGATCGCCGTCAAGCTGAAGTGCGAGCCGTCGAACGTGACCGGCATCGTCGACCGCCTGGAGACCCGCGGCCTGGTCGAACGCCGGCCCGACCCGGTCGACCGCCGCGTGAAGGTGGCCGCCGCGACGGAGACGGGCGTGCGGACGGCCCGGCAGCTGCGGGACTCGCTGAACTTCGCCCGCGAGCCGCTGGCCGAGCTGTCGGAGGCGGAGCGGACGGTGCTACGGGATCTGCTGCGGCGGATGCTGGGCGAGGCGTAA